One genomic window of Candidatus Nitrospira inopinata includes the following:
- the fusA gene encoding elongation factor G, giving the protein MEDIRAVPIRNVAIVSNAGAGKTSLSEALLFVGGAIPTLGSVAEGTTVSDFEPEELRHRCSISTSVLRFSWNHTHLTLLDTPGALGLIGEPLAALQAVDAVIVILDSQGAVRTELARLWKRIEELALPCLLFVNGLDREGASIDPALEACRTQLHCQPIPMVVPVGLGPQLEGVIDLLSGFLVCSAPHTAKPQLLPIPPAFEPILKEKRKQLVETVAESDETLLETYLAQEDLPQDTLLSGLRSDVLTRRLVPLYAGSALQTVGIWPLLNAIVTLLPSPADRGTAHPLPGTHPDTGQPCTWKGDEREPFSALVFKTLIDPFVGRLSYCRVFSGSVQADSTVWNASRQSREKLGHFYTLMGKRHTMVGSAKAGEIIAVGKLHDTHTGDTLCHEKDSVRYPDLGLPRPVLSYAIEAKSKVEIEKVSLGLHKLIEEDPTLEFTRNTETKEMVLSGLGQLHIDLTLEKLRRKFGADVSLHAPKIPYRETVRTVSQAQGKYKKQTGGHGQYGDCWLEVAPLPRGKGFTFENRIVGGVIPRNFIPAIEKGVVEAMHEGVLGGFPVVDVHVAVYDGSYHVVDSSELSFKIAGAMAFKKAMETARPVLLEPIMAVEIETPADAVGAVMGDLSGRRGRIQSVNADAQVERIHALVPLAELLAYATTLNSLTGGRGTYLMEFSGYEEVPNESAARIVEQHKAERHATASP; this is encoded by the coding sequence ATGGAAGATATCCGTGCAGTGCCCATCAGAAATGTCGCCATTGTGTCCAATGCCGGCGCGGGTAAGACGTCCCTCAGTGAGGCGCTCCTGTTTGTCGGAGGCGCCATTCCCACCCTCGGATCGGTCGCAGAGGGAACGACTGTTTCCGACTTCGAGCCGGAAGAACTCCGCCATCGCTGCTCCATCAGCACCAGCGTGCTCCGCTTCTCCTGGAATCACACCCACCTCACACTTCTGGATACTCCCGGGGCCCTTGGTTTGATCGGCGAGCCTCTCGCAGCGTTGCAGGCCGTTGATGCGGTGATCGTTATCCTCGACAGCCAAGGCGCCGTTCGGACGGAATTGGCGCGTCTCTGGAAACGAATCGAAGAACTTGCCCTTCCCTGTCTGTTGTTTGTGAATGGATTAGATCGTGAAGGAGCATCGATTGATCCGGCCTTGGAAGCCTGCCGTACGCAACTGCATTGTCAGCCGATTCCCATGGTCGTGCCGGTCGGGCTTGGTCCTCAACTCGAAGGAGTCATCGACCTTCTCAGCGGATTCTTGGTTTGCTCGGCTCCTCATACCGCAAAGCCTCAACTCCTGCCAATCCCGCCCGCGTTTGAACCAATCCTCAAAGAAAAACGTAAGCAACTCGTCGAAACGGTCGCGGAGAGCGACGAAACCCTTCTTGAAACGTATCTCGCCCAAGAAGATCTGCCTCAAGACACCCTTCTCTCGGGGCTGCGTTCCGATGTCCTGACCCGGCGTCTGGTTCCCCTCTACGCCGGCTCGGCGTTACAGACAGTGGGCATCTGGCCCCTGCTGAATGCAATCGTGACATTATTGCCGTCACCCGCCGACCGAGGGACGGCTCACCCATTACCCGGCACACATCCCGACACGGGCCAACCTTGCACGTGGAAGGGAGACGAGCGGGAGCCGTTTTCAGCTTTGGTATTTAAAACCCTGATCGACCCCTTCGTGGGGAGGCTGTCCTATTGCCGTGTCTTTTCAGGATCCGTGCAGGCCGACTCGACGGTGTGGAATGCCTCGAGACAATCGCGCGAGAAATTGGGGCATTTCTATACCCTTATGGGGAAACGGCACACGATGGTCGGATCGGCTAAGGCGGGAGAAATCATCGCCGTCGGAAAGTTGCACGATACGCATACGGGCGATACCCTCTGTCACGAAAAGGATTCCGTGCGGTATCCCGACCTCGGATTACCGAGGCCGGTCCTCTCGTATGCCATCGAAGCCAAGTCAAAGGTGGAAATCGAAAAAGTGAGCCTTGGTCTTCATAAGCTCATCGAAGAAGACCCCACGTTGGAATTTACGCGCAACACGGAAACCAAAGAGATGGTGCTGAGCGGGCTGGGTCAGCTCCATATCGACTTGACGCTGGAGAAACTTCGCAGAAAATTCGGCGCCGACGTTTCGCTGCACGCGCCGAAAATTCCGTACCGCGAGACCGTCCGCACGGTGTCTCAGGCGCAGGGCAAATATAAAAAACAAACCGGAGGCCACGGGCAATACGGAGACTGTTGGCTCGAGGTGGCTCCCTTGCCGCGCGGCAAGGGATTTACGTTCGAGAATCGAATCGTCGGCGGGGTCATTCCCCGAAACTTCATCCCCGCAATTGAAAAGGGGGTGGTCGAGGCGATGCACGAAGGCGTCTTGGGAGGATTTCCCGTCGTCGACGTTCACGTGGCCGTCTATGACGGGTCCTATCACGTCGTGGATTCTTCCGAACTGTCGTTCAAGATCGCAGGCGCCATGGCCTTTAAAAAAGCCATGGAAACCGCCCGCCCGGTGTTGCTCGAGCCGATCATGGCCGTCGAGATCGAAACCCCGGCGGACGCCGTTGGAGCGGTGATGGGGGACTTAAGCGGGCGGCGGGGCCGCATTCAGTCCGTCAATGCGGACGCTCAGGTCGAACGCATTCACGCGCTCGTCCCGCTCGCCGAGTTGCTCGCCTACGCGACAACGCTCAACAGCCTGACCGGCGGGCGCGGAACCTACCTGATGGAATTTTCAGGATACGAGGAAGTTCCCAATGAATCAGCCGCCAGAATCGTCGAGCAGCACAAAGCGGAGCGGCACGCTACAGCCTCTCCGTGA
- the radC gene encoding RadC family protein: MAAKGIPYWPESERPRERLLSKGPDALSDAQLLAILLRTGRRDSSAVQVAMELLRHVGGLGGLVKSGVEELCSVEGVGPAKAAQLKAALELGRRSLATPLSTGMRVSSSADLFRHFYPVLRDRKQELFKVVLLDAKNAVIKETTISEGSLTLSIVHPREVFASAIRESAAGVIFLHNHPSGDPTPSQEDRRLTDRLVAAGRLLGISVLDHVIIGDGRYVSFADEGWLAKTAAWE, encoded by the coding sequence ATGGCGGCCAAGGGAATTCCCTATTGGCCTGAAAGTGAGCGACCTCGTGAGCGGCTTCTGAGCAAAGGACCTGATGCCCTTTCCGACGCTCAGTTGCTGGCTATTTTGTTGAGAACGGGGAGACGCGACTCATCAGCCGTGCAGGTGGCGATGGAACTTTTACGTCACGTCGGGGGCCTTGGCGGCTTGGTCAAATCCGGTGTCGAGGAACTTTGCTCGGTCGAAGGGGTGGGCCCGGCCAAGGCGGCGCAGCTCAAAGCGGCGTTGGAATTGGGTCGAAGGTCTCTGGCGACGCCTCTCTCAACGGGCATGCGCGTCTCGTCAAGCGCCGATCTTTTTCGTCACTTTTATCCCGTTCTTCGCGATCGAAAACAGGAACTGTTCAAAGTTGTACTGCTCGATGCCAAGAACGCGGTCATCAAAGAAACCACGATCTCGGAAGGGAGCCTGACACTCAGCATCGTTCATCCTCGGGAAGTGTTTGCATCGGCCATACGCGAATCGGCCGCCGGTGTCATTTTTTTGCATAATCACCCCAGCGGCGACCCGACTCCGAGCCAGGAAGATCGCCGGCTGACGGATCGTTTGGTGGCCGCCGGCAGATTGCTTGGGATCTCCGTACTCGATCACGTGATCATTGGAGACGGACGCTACGTAAGCTTTGCGGACGAAGGGTGGCTCGCGAAGACGGCCGCCTGGGAATAA
- the rsmD gene encoding 16S rRNA (guanine(966)-N(2))-methyltransferase RsmD: protein MRVIAGIHRGRRLRQPQGFGLRPTSERVREALFSILGNRLPGCRFLDLYAGTGAVAIEALSRGASHATCVESDPTALKLLRQNVHDCVVGSSLTVYAQTVERFLSRPDLWGREYDVVFADPPYPMVMELTSIFEHSAIDRLFAPDSWFIIEHAAKTRLPPLFGSCVYLRGYRYGDTALSLYSQTDRAPS from the coding sequence ATGCGTGTCATCGCTGGGATTCACCGTGGTCGACGTCTTCGCCAACCTCAAGGGTTTGGGCTCCGTCCTACTTCCGAGAGAGTTCGAGAAGCCTTGTTCTCCATTCTTGGCAATCGTCTTCCGGGCTGCCGCTTTTTAGATCTCTACGCCGGCACGGGGGCCGTCGCGATCGAAGCCTTGAGCCGAGGGGCTTCACACGCAACGTGCGTCGAGTCTGATCCTACAGCGCTGAAACTGTTGAGACAAAACGTCCACGATTGTGTAGTAGGCTCTTCTCTAACCGTATATGCTCAAACTGTCGAGCGGTTCTTATCGCGTCCTGATCTGTGGGGGAGAGAATATGATGTTGTGTTTGCCGATCCTCCCTATCCAATGGTCATGGAACTGACATCGATCTTCGAGCATTCGGCCATTGACCGCCTTTTTGCTCCGGATTCTTGGTTTATTATCGAGCATGCGGCAAAAACGAGGCTGCCCCCGCTGTTTGGATCATGTGTTTACCTCCGCGGCTATCGGTATGGCGACACCGCACTTTCCCTTTATTCGCAAACCGACCGGGCACCGTCATGA
- the coaD gene encoding pantetheine-phosphate adenylyltransferase, with product MKIGVYPGTFDPITHGHTDIITRSLRVFDIVVVAVAPNPDKHPLFNLAERLEMVKWVTKELKQVEVTSFEGLLVEYVERSGAHAIIRGLRAISDFEHEFQMALVNRKLARNVETVFLMPSEEYSYLSSTIIKDVAKHGGSLTEFLHPEVAQRLRERIKRTVL from the coding sequence ATGAAAATAGGGGTGTATCCAGGAACGTTCGATCCCATTACGCATGGACACACGGACATCATTACCAGAAGCCTTCGGGTCTTCGACATCGTCGTGGTCGCCGTTGCGCCGAATCCTGATAAACATCCACTGTTTAACCTGGCCGAGCGGCTTGAAATGGTGAAGTGGGTCACAAAAGAGCTGAAACAGGTCGAGGTCACCTCGTTCGAGGGACTGTTGGTCGAATATGTCGAGCGATCCGGAGCCCATGCCATTATCAGGGGCCTACGGGCCATTTCCGACTTTGAACACGAATTCCAAATGGCTCTCGTCAACAGAAAGTTGGCCCGGAATGTTGAAACGGTCTTTCTGATGCCGAGCGAGGAATACTCCTATCTCTCCTCCACCATCATTAAGGACGTTGCCAAGCACGGCGGTTCGCTGACGGAGTTTCTTCATCCGGAGGTCGCGCAACGTTTGCGGGAACGAATCAAGAGAACTGTCTTATGA
- a CDS encoding pyridoxal phosphate-dependent aminotransferase, whose amino-acid sequence MKLAARVNKITPSPTLAMTATAKAMAAQGIDVVDFSSGEPDFDTPEPVKAAAEAAIRAGFTKYTPSSGIDELRQAIIEKFQSEFGLRYEKSQILVSCGAKHSLYNLAQAYLEAGDEVIIAAPYWVSYVDQALLNDATPVFLRTSENDGYAIDVDDLRRSITPRTKAIVINSPCNPTGATYDRKTLQSIAEMAVRHRILIISDEIYEKIVYDGVTHVSIASLGPEVAAQTVVINGVSKAYAMTGWRIGYAAGPKEILTAMANIQSQSTSNPCSISQKAAVAALKLGASFTEKMVTEFDRRRRAMIDGLNRIAGVTCRMPTGAFYAFPNVAGVLGKRGPDGPIHSPQALADYLLKHAHVAVVPGEPFGSKEHIRLSYATGMDTINRGLDRLAEAVQKLQT is encoded by the coding sequence ATGAAACTGGCTGCACGGGTCAATAAGATTACCCCCTCCCCCACCTTAGCCATGACTGCGACGGCCAAGGCGATGGCGGCGCAAGGCATCGACGTGGTGGATTTTTCCTCCGGCGAACCGGATTTTGACACTCCGGAGCCGGTGAAGGCGGCCGCGGAAGCGGCCATTCGAGCGGGTTTTACGAAGTATACACCCTCGTCCGGCATTGACGAGCTTCGTCAGGCCATTATTGAGAAGTTTCAGAGCGAATTCGGATTGCGGTACGAGAAGTCTCAAATTCTCGTGTCCTGCGGAGCCAAACATTCCTTATATAACTTAGCCCAGGCCTATTTGGAGGCCGGCGATGAAGTGATCATTGCCGCTCCTTATTGGGTCTCGTATGTCGATCAAGCGCTGCTCAACGACGCGACACCGGTTTTCCTGCGAACCAGCGAAAACGACGGGTACGCCATCGACGTGGATGACTTGCGACGATCGATCACGCCGCGGACCAAGGCGATTGTCATCAACAGCCCCTGCAACCCCACGGGAGCGACGTACGATCGAAAAACGTTGCAATCGATCGCCGAGATGGCCGTGCGTCATCGCATATTGATTATCTCCGACGAGATTTATGAAAAGATCGTCTATGACGGGGTCACGCACGTGAGCATCGCCTCGCTGGGACCGGAAGTGGCGGCCCAGACCGTCGTTATCAACGGCGTCTCCAAGGCCTATGCGATGACCGGTTGGCGGATCGGCTACGCGGCGGGGCCGAAAGAGATCCTGACGGCGATGGCCAATATCCAAAGCCAGAGCACGTCGAATCCCTGCTCGATTTCACAGAAGGCCGCCGTCGCCGCTCTCAAGCTTGGCGCATCGTTCACTGAAAAAATGGTGACGGAATTTGATCGTCGCCGCAGGGCGATGATCGACGGATTGAACCGAATCGCAGGAGTCACATGCCGTATGCCCACCGGGGCGTTCTATGCGTTTCCCAATGTGGCGGGAGTATTGGGAAAGCGTGGGCCGGATGGTCCGATTCACTCCCCGCAGGCTTTGGCTGATTACCTCTTGAAACATGCCCATGTAGCCGTTGTCCCCGGAGAGCCGTTTGGGAGCAAAGAACACATCCGGCTTTCCTATGCCACCGGGATGGACACAATCAATCGAGGGCTTGACCGTCTTGCGGAAGCGGTGCAAAAGCTACAAACCTGA
- a CDS encoding FmdB family zinc ribbon protein translates to MPIYEYWCQPCAYKFEVKQSIKDDPVAACSRCGKSVNRIISPPAIMFKGSGWYVTDYSDKLKPPSGDAADASTSSKKEATTNTAAGPAASPSTATAPSSSGTASSGSSSTSS, encoded by the coding sequence GTGCCGATCTACGAATACTGGTGTCAACCGTGCGCGTATAAGTTTGAAGTCAAGCAAAGCATCAAGGATGATCCGGTTGCCGCGTGCTCTCGATGCGGCAAATCGGTCAACCGCATCATCTCACCACCCGCCATCATGTTCAAAGGAAGCGGCTGGTACGTGACGGATTATTCGGACAAGCTGAAACCGCCGTCCGGTGATGCCGCGGACGCATCGACCTCGTCAAAAAAAGAGGCGACGACGAACACGGCTGCTGGCCCTGCGGCTTCACCGTCCACGGCAACAGCCCCCTCCTCTTCGGGAACAGCCTCCTCGGGAAGTTCTTCAACGTCTAGTTGA
- a CDS encoding L-threonylcarbamoyladenylate synthase has product MARIISYSEPESIRLSRTVAELIERGGVVGFPTETYYGLGVNPFNPTAVDRLTQIKGRPDNKPILVLIGKMEHLSLLTESVSPAAASFIDAFWPGPLTILFPAKPSLPSALTAGTGKVGVRLTSCSPLRNILTHVGPLTGTSANRSGAPPVTTAAEVAEALGSEIDLVIDGGATPGGAPSTVIDLGETIQVIREGAVTRAMLQTALRTKNPALTSTAALIGVTAGLLQGLIH; this is encoded by the coding sequence ATGGCAAGGATTATTTCTTATAGCGAGCCAGAGTCCATCCGCCTTTCACGGACGGTCGCCGAGCTCATCGAGCGAGGCGGCGTAGTGGGATTTCCAACCGAGACCTATTATGGGCTCGGTGTGAACCCCTTCAATCCGACGGCCGTTGACCGGCTCACGCAAATCAAAGGTCGCCCGGATAACAAACCCATCCTGGTGCTGATCGGCAAGATGGAGCACCTGTCTCTGTTGACGGAGTCCGTTTCTCCGGCGGCCGCGTCGTTCATTGATGCCTTCTGGCCTGGTCCACTGACCATTCTGTTTCCTGCGAAGCCTTCGCTCCCCTCTGCTCTCACGGCGGGAACAGGAAAGGTCGGCGTCAGACTGACGTCCTGCTCGCCATTACGCAATATTTTAACGCACGTCGGGCCGTTGACCGGAACCAGCGCCAATCGATCCGGTGCTCCTCCGGTTACCACCGCGGCTGAGGTCGCCGAGGCGTTGGGTTCGGAGATCGATCTGGTGATTGACGGAGGAGCGACGCCGGGAGGAGCGCCATCGACCGTTATCGACCTCGGGGAAACCATCCAGGTCATCCGTGAAGGAGCCGTGACACGAGCGATGTTGCAAACCGCGCTCAGAACGAAGAATCCGGCGTTGACCTCAACGGCCGCCTTGATCGGGGTCACGGCTGGTCTTCTTCAGGGGCTGATTCATTGA
- the purD gene encoding phosphoribosylamine--glycine ligase: MKVLIVGSGGREHALAWKLAQSPRAPALYCAPGNAGIESLAACIPIKADDVAGLKAFVERERIDLTVVGPEAPLAAGIVDEFRKANLKIFGPTKQAARLESSKIFSKEVMTRARIPTPPAVSFDKVDDALAFVEQQTLPVVIKADGLAQGKGVVIATARDEARNAIVDFMQKAIFGEAGKRILVEQCLQGEELTIMAFTDGRTVVPMLPAQDHKRVGDGDTGPNTGGMGAYCPAPLGTEALRALVTRDILQPIVDAMSRLGAPFQGVIYAGLMVVKGAPFVLEFNARMGDPETQVVLPLLKTDLLDIIEAVVEHRLDQMTVEWHPDAAVCVVMASEGYPGSYRQGCSISGLPSEENPFSMVFHAGTARRGREIITAGGRVLGVVGRGVSLKDAQAEAYSRVAAISFEGCHYRRDIAGRAFGR, encoded by the coding sequence ATGAAAGTCCTCATCGTCGGAAGCGGCGGGCGTGAGCACGCGCTTGCATGGAAGCTGGCGCAGAGTCCGCGCGCTCCCGCGTTATATTGCGCGCCGGGAAACGCCGGCATCGAATCACTTGCCGCCTGTATTCCGATCAAGGCAGACGACGTCGCTGGCTTGAAAGCCTTCGTCGAGCGGGAGCGAATCGACCTGACCGTGGTCGGACCGGAAGCCCCGCTCGCAGCGGGAATCGTCGATGAATTTCGAAAGGCCAACCTCAAGATTTTCGGTCCGACGAAACAAGCGGCACGGTTAGAGTCGAGTAAAATTTTTTCCAAGGAGGTCATGACTCGCGCCAGAATTCCCACCCCTCCGGCTGTAAGTTTCGACAAGGTCGATGATGCGTTGGCCTTTGTAGAACAACAGACGTTGCCCGTCGTGATCAAGGCTGACGGCCTCGCGCAGGGGAAAGGGGTCGTGATTGCGACGGCGCGAGACGAGGCACGCAATGCTATCGTCGATTTTATGCAGAAGGCGATATTCGGCGAGGCCGGCAAGCGGATTTTGGTCGAACAATGCCTCCAAGGAGAGGAATTGACGATCATGGCGTTCACGGACGGTAGAACCGTCGTACCGATGTTGCCCGCGCAGGATCACAAAAGGGTGGGGGACGGAGACACAGGACCGAATACGGGCGGCATGGGCGCCTACTGCCCGGCGCCGCTGGGCACGGAGGCGCTGCGCGCGCTGGTGACGCGGGACATTTTACAACCGATCGTCGATGCGATGTCGAGGCTGGGGGCTCCGTTCCAAGGAGTGATCTATGCCGGATTGATGGTGGTGAAGGGAGCGCCCTTCGTGCTGGAGTTCAACGCGCGAATGGGCGATCCTGAAACGCAAGTGGTGCTGCCGCTGCTCAAAACGGACCTGCTCGACATTATCGAGGCGGTTGTTGAGCATCGATTGGATCAAATGACCGTCGAATGGCACCCTGATGCAGCCGTCTGCGTCGTGATGGCATCGGAAGGGTATCCTGGCTCGTATCGACAAGGGTGTTCGATCTCCGGGTTACCCTCAGAGGAAAATCCTTTTTCAATGGTGTTTCACGCGGGGACAGCCCGGCGCGGACGGGAGATCATCACCGCCGGGGGACGGGTGCTGGGCGTGGTGGGACGGGGAGTTTCGCTGAAAGACGCGCAAGCCGAAGCATATAGCAGGGTAGCGGCCATTTCGTTCGAAGGGTGCCACTACCGCAGGGACATCGCCGGTCGCGCGTTCGGGCGCTGA
- the purH gene encoding bifunctional phosphoribosylaminoimidazolecarboxamide formyltransferase/IMP cyclohydrolase — translation MAGIKRALISVSDKTGVVEMAKGLEALGAEILSTGGTAKALRDAGVTVTDVASYTGAPEILDGRVKTLHPKIHGGLLGRRSVPAHVEQMAQHHINPIDVVVVNLYPFEATIANPHCRFEDAIENIDIGGPSMLRSAAKNHEDVLVVVDPADYTRVLDAVKADAVTGELRRELAMKVFQHTARYDGLIAGYLEKQVRGGEVKFPKLLSLQFELGEILRYGENPHQQGAFYREAGSQEPSVSRGKILHGKAMSYNNFLDANAALELAKEYDECAVAIIKHNNPCGVALGETPVEAYVKARETDPVSAFGGVIAFNRPVDLAAAKEITSTFVEVVIAPGFAEDALAELKRKKDLRLLDVGPLTRVKQDGYDLKKLVGGLIVQDRDLGALPDLRTLQVPTARKPTDDEYAACAFAWKVCKHVKSNAIVYARPGQTVGIGAGQMSRVDSVKLAAMKAQLPIKGCVMASDAFFPFRDGLDAAAQAGITAVIQPGGSIRDAEVIKAADEHGMAMILTGMRHFRH, via the coding sequence ATGGCTGGCATCAAGCGGGCGCTGATCAGTGTGTCGGACAAGACGGGCGTGGTCGAGATGGCCAAGGGGCTCGAGGCTCTCGGCGCGGAAATTTTATCGACCGGAGGAACGGCCAAAGCCTTGCGCGATGCTGGCGTGACGGTCACCGACGTGGCCTCGTACACGGGGGCTCCGGAAATTCTCGACGGTCGTGTAAAGACCCTCCATCCCAAAATTCACGGCGGGCTGCTCGGTCGGCGGTCGGTGCCCGCGCATGTGGAGCAGATGGCTCAGCACCACATCAATCCGATCGACGTCGTGGTGGTCAATCTCTATCCTTTCGAAGCCACGATCGCCAATCCCCATTGCCGGTTTGAAGACGCCATCGAGAACATCGACATCGGCGGACCGTCGATGTTGCGGTCCGCGGCGAAAAATCACGAGGACGTGCTGGTCGTCGTCGATCCCGCTGATTACACGCGCGTGTTGGATGCCGTAAAAGCCGACGCCGTCACGGGCGAGCTGCGCCGCGAGTTGGCGATGAAGGTGTTTCAGCATACGGCGCGATACGACGGCTTGATCGCCGGCTATCTGGAAAAACAGGTGCGGGGCGGGGAGGTGAAGTTTCCCAAACTGCTCTCGCTCCAGTTTGAGCTGGGCGAGATTCTCCGGTACGGTGAAAACCCGCATCAACAGGGGGCGTTCTATCGCGAGGCCGGATCGCAAGAGCCGTCGGTTTCACGCGGCAAGATTCTTCACGGCAAGGCGATGTCGTACAACAATTTTCTCGACGCCAATGCCGCCCTCGAGCTGGCCAAAGAGTACGACGAATGTGCCGTCGCCATCATCAAACACAACAATCCCTGCGGCGTCGCGTTGGGTGAGACTCCGGTGGAAGCCTACGTGAAAGCCCGCGAAACCGATCCTGTTTCGGCCTTCGGCGGAGTGATCGCCTTCAATCGACCGGTTGATTTGGCTGCGGCCAAGGAAATCACCTCCACGTTCGTCGAGGTCGTCATCGCGCCGGGCTTTGCCGAGGATGCGCTCGCAGAACTGAAGCGCAAGAAGGACCTTCGGTTGCTTGATGTGGGGCCGCTGACGAGGGTGAAACAAGACGGCTATGACCTGAAAAAGCTGGTCGGTGGCTTGATCGTTCAGGATCGCGATCTGGGCGCGCTGCCGGATCTGCGGACGTTGCAAGTGCCGACGGCGCGCAAGCCGACGGATGATGAATATGCCGCCTGCGCCTTCGCCTGGAAAGTCTGCAAGCACGTCAAATCGAATGCGATCGTCTATGCCCGACCCGGCCAGACGGTCGGCATCGGCGCGGGTCAGATGAGCCGAGTCGATTCGGTCAAGCTGGCGGCGATGAAGGCGCAGCTCCCGATCAAAGGTTGTGTCATGGCGTCGGATGCTTTTTTCCCCTTCCGCGACGGCCTTGATGCTGCGGCGCAGGCGGGGATCACCGCCGTCATTCAACCGGGGGGGTCGATCCGCGACGCGGAGGTCATCAAAGCCGCTGACGAGCACGGCATGGCGATGATTCTCACCGGCATGCGGCATTTCCGCCACTGA
- a CDS encoding glycosyltransferase: MDLSIIIPAYNEERLIERCLASVFASLARCGKPDLASEVLVVDNNSTDRTAQLAREVGARVVFEPINQIGRARNAGAAVATGDWLLFLDADSLMSPELLADILMTIERNTCVGLGSTLLMKDLPWWANGIFHFWRSMSIVCRWAAGALFVCRRDAFFDVGGFPEDIYALEEIHLSKRLKQWGRRRNLQFVILTTHPLETSPRKVTLYSKTEIARQILRIFLRRGRTLRDKRLLSVWYDGRR; encoded by the coding sequence ATGGATCTCTCCATCATCATTCCGGCGTATAACGAAGAACGCCTCATCGAGCGATGTTTGGCGTCGGTCTTTGCCTCGCTGGCCCGTTGCGGCAAGCCGGATCTGGCGTCGGAGGTGCTGGTCGTCGACAATAACTCCACCGACAGAACGGCACAGTTGGCAAGGGAGGTCGGGGCTCGCGTCGTCTTTGAGCCGATCAATCAAATCGGCCGGGCGCGCAACGCCGGCGCTGCCGTGGCGACCGGTGACTGGCTGCTTTTTCTGGATGCCGACAGCCTGATGAGCCCCGAATTGTTAGCCGATATCCTGATGACAATTGAACGAAACACCTGCGTCGGCTTGGGCAGCACGCTCTTGATGAAAGATCTGCCCTGGTGGGCGAACGGCATCTTCCATTTCTGGAGGAGCATGTCCATCGTGTGTCGCTGGGCCGCCGGCGCTCTCTTCGTGTGTCGTCGGGATGCCTTTTTTGACGTCGGAGGATTTCCCGAGGACATCTATGCGCTCGAGGAAATCCATCTTAGCAAGCGACTGAAGCAATGGGGCCGCCGGCGCAACCTTCAGTTTGTGATTTTAACGACTCATCCGCTCGAAACGTCGCCTCGGAAGGTGACGTTGTATTCAAAAACCGAGATCGCGAGACAGATCTTGCGCATTTTTTTGCGTCGGGGTCGAACGTTGCGGGATAAACGGCTTCTGTCCGTCTGGTACGACGGACGGCGCTGA